A portion of the Streptomyces sp. NBC_00376 genome contains these proteins:
- a CDS encoding redox-sensing transcriptional repressor Rex — protein MATGRTHRPATRSRGIPEATVARLPLYLRALTALSERSVPTVSSEELAAAAGVNSAKLRKDFSYLGSYGTRGVGYDVEYLVYQISRELGLTQDWPVVIVGIGNLGAALANYGGFASRGFRVAALIDADPAMAGTPVAGIPVQHADELEQIVGDNGVSIGVISTPAGAAQQVCDRLVAAGVTSILNFAPTVLSVPDGVDVRKVDLSIELQILAFHEQRKAGEETAEGSSDPSAPPVRSASTGRKGPDGDMPAVMPA, from the coding sequence GTGGCAACTGGCCGAACTCACCGACCGGCGACCCGTAGCCGAGGAATTCCCGAGGCCACCGTCGCCCGACTTCCGCTGTACCTGCGCGCACTGACCGCGCTCTCCGAGCGCTCGGTACCCACGGTCTCGTCCGAGGAACTCGCCGCGGCGGCGGGGGTCAACTCCGCCAAGCTGCGCAAGGACTTCAGCTACCTCGGCTCGTACGGGACGCGCGGTGTCGGCTACGACGTCGAGTATCTCGTGTACCAGATCTCCCGCGAACTCGGGCTCACCCAGGACTGGCCGGTCGTGATCGTCGGCATCGGTAACCTCGGCGCCGCGCTCGCCAACTACGGCGGCTTCGCCTCCCGTGGTTTCCGGGTCGCCGCGCTGATCGACGCCGACCCCGCGATGGCCGGAACGCCGGTCGCGGGCATTCCCGTCCAGCACGCCGACGAACTGGAGCAGATCGTCGGCGACAACGGCGTGTCGATCGGTGTCATCTCGACCCCGGCCGGTGCCGCGCAGCAGGTCTGCGACCGGCTCGTCGCCGCGGGCGTCACCTCCATCCTGAACTTCGCGCCGACCGTGCTGTCCGTGCCCGACGGCGTGGACGTCCGCAAGGTCGACCTCTCCATCGAGCTGCAGATCCTCGCCTTCCACGAGCAGCGCAAGGCCGGCGAGGAGACCGCCGAGGGCAGCTCGGACCCGTCCGCACCCCCGGTGCGCTCGGCCTCCACCGGACGGAAGGGACCCGACGGGGACATGCCCGCCGTGATGCCGGCATGA
- a CDS encoding glutaredoxin family protein, which translates to MSALLRRTKKKPSERVVTLVGKPGCHLCDDARQVVREVCEETGASWEEKDITVDEELYREYWEQIPVVLIDDQQHTFWRVDPGRLRTALRS; encoded by the coding sequence ATGAGTGCCTTGCTGCGACGTACGAAGAAGAAGCCCTCGGAGCGCGTGGTGACCCTGGTCGGGAAGCCCGGGTGTCACCTCTGTGACGACGCGAGGCAGGTGGTGCGGGAGGTGTGCGAGGAGACCGGCGCGTCCTGGGAGGAGAAGGACATCACCGTGGACGAGGAGCTGTACCGGGAGTACTGGGAGCAGATTCCGGTGGTGCTGATCGATGACCAACAGCACACGTTCTGGCGGGTGGACCCGGGGAGGCTGCGCACGGCACTGCGCTCGTGA
- a CDS encoding ECF subfamily RNA polymerase sigma factor, BldN family has protein sequence MYPHVGVDASGLATLRATVANRLRGFVPTAYAVPAFATPAPAGPCYALAERSAAVGRRSNRGATTTSTVRRPTADSDSARMMDLVERAQAGEADAFGRLYDQYSDTVYRYIYYRVGGKATAEDLTSETFLRALRRISTFTWQGRDFGAWLVTIARNLVADHFKSSRFRLEVTTGEMLDANEVERSPEDSVLESLSNAALLQAVRRLNPQQQECVTLRFLQGLSVAETARVMGKNEGAIKTLQYRAVRTLARLLPDDAR, from the coding sequence GTGTACCCACACGTCGGGGTTGACGCCTCGGGCCTGGCTACGCTGCGCGCAACGGTCGCCAACCGCTTGCGCGGCTTCGTCCCCACCGCGTACGCCGTACCCGCATTTGCCACCCCTGCACCTGCCGGCCCCTGCTACGCCCTGGCCGAACGCAGTGCGGCGGTCGGAAGACGCAGCAACCGCGGCGCAACGACCACGTCCACCGTTCGTCGGCCGACGGCCGACAGCGACAGCGCGCGCATGATGGATCTCGTCGAGCGCGCACAGGCCGGCGAGGCCGACGCCTTCGGCCGCCTCTACGACCAGTACAGCGACACCGTCTACCGCTACATCTACTACCGCGTGGGCGGCAAGGCGACGGCGGAGGACCTCACCAGTGAGACCTTCCTGCGCGCCCTGCGCCGCATCTCCACGTTCACCTGGCAGGGCCGCGACTTCGGCGCCTGGCTGGTCACCATCGCCCGCAACCTGGTGGCCGACCACTTCAAGTCCAGCCGCTTCCGGCTGGAAGTGACCACCGGCGAAATGCTCGACGCCAACGAGGTCGAGCGCAGCCCCGAGGACTCCGTCCTGGAGTCCCTCTCCAACGCCGCACTCCTCCAGGCCGTGCGCCGGCTCAACCCCCAGCAGCAGGAGTGCGTGACCCTGCGCTTCCTGCAGGGCCTCTCGGTCGCCGAGACCGCCCGGGTCATGGGCAAGAACGAGGGTGCGATCAAGACCCTCCAGTACCGTGCCGTCCGCACGCTGGCCCGGCTCCTTCCGGACGATGCCCGCTGA
- a CDS encoding HAD family hydrolase, which produces MAAPGWLTPRRRPATARSVLAGEAAAEAARKSTLPDDRSTGTEQDTAAKAEAEEAPFPVVGDERAAAFFDLDNTVMQGAAIFHFGRGLYKRKFFQRRELTRFAWQQAWFRLAGVEDPEHMQDARDSALSIVKGHRVSELMSIGEEIYDEYMADRIWPGTRALAQAHLDAGQRVWLVTAAPVETATIIARRLGLTGALGTVAESVDGVYTGRLVGEPLHGPAKAEAVRALAAAEGLDLDRCAAYSDSHNDIPMLSLVGHPYAINPDAKLRKHARARDWRLRDYRTGRKAAKVGIPAAAGVGAIAGGTAAAVALHRRRR; this is translated from the coding sequence ATGGCCGCTCCTGGATGGCTCACACCCCGTAGGCGCCCCGCGACAGCACGGAGCGTGCTGGCCGGCGAGGCAGCAGCTGAGGCAGCACGGAAATCCACCCTCCCCGACGACCGGTCCACCGGCACCGAGCAGGACACCGCCGCGAAGGCGGAGGCCGAGGAGGCCCCCTTCCCCGTCGTCGGTGACGAACGCGCCGCCGCCTTCTTCGACCTCGACAACACCGTCATGCAGGGCGCGGCGATCTTCCACTTCGGCCGCGGTCTGTACAAGCGGAAGTTCTTCCAGCGCCGCGAGCTGACCCGGTTCGCCTGGCAGCAGGCCTGGTTCAGGCTGGCGGGCGTCGAGGACCCGGAACACATGCAGGACGCCCGCGACAGCGCCCTGTCCATCGTCAAGGGCCACCGGGTCTCGGAGCTGATGTCCATCGGCGAGGAGATCTACGACGAGTACATGGCCGACCGCATCTGGCCCGGCACCCGGGCCCTGGCCCAGGCCCACCTGGACGCCGGGCAGCGCGTCTGGCTGGTCACCGCCGCCCCGGTGGAGACCGCCACGATCATCGCCCGCCGGCTCGGCCTGACCGGCGCGCTCGGCACGGTCGCCGAATCCGTCGACGGCGTCTACACCGGCCGCCTGGTCGGCGAGCCGCTGCACGGCCCCGCGAAGGCCGAGGCGGTCCGCGCCCTGGCCGCCGCCGAGGGCCTGGACCTCGACCGCTGCGCGGCGTACAGCGATTCGCACAACGACATCCCGATGCTGTCCCTGGTCGGGCACCCGTACGCGATCAACCCGGACGCCAAGCTCCGCAAGCACGCCCGCGCGCGCGACTGGCGGCTGCGGGACTACCGGACGGGCCGCAAGGCGGCCAAGGTCGGCATCCCGGCCGCGGCCGGCGTGGGCGCGATCGCGGGCGGCACCGCCGCCGCCGTCGCCCTGCACCGCCGCCGCCGCTGA
- a CDS encoding glutamyl-tRNA reductase: MSLLVVGLSHRSAPVSVLERASLAAEAQAKLLQDTLAAEPAAEAAVLATCNRIELYADVDKFHAGVAELSTLLAQHSGVGLDELTPYLYVHYEDRAVHHLFSVACGLDSMVVGEGQILGQIKDALALGQELHTAGRLLNDLFQQALRVGKRAHSETGIDRAGQSLVTFGLEQLAAGADVADWAAGKRALVIGAGSMSSLAAATLARTGVAEIVVANRTRARADRLVEILVQPGGTGVTARAVEMAAVRDELTRADVVVSCTGATGLVLTAEAVATALGLDVGDAVETPAATLSVPAPADADRHAAWVENGSAATVHRTAPRATVPAQGSGPVRLALLDLAMPRDIDGGTARLDGVRLVDIESLAEASADAPMAADVDQVRTIVADEVAAFGAAQRAAHITPTVVALRTMAAGVVAGEIARLDGRLPDLDEKQRAEITQTVRRVVDKLLHAPTVRVKQLASEPGGAGYADALRELFDLDPQTVAAVSRADLNDPNRGRS, encoded by the coding sequence ATGAGTCTTCTTGTCGTAGGACTGAGTCACCGCAGCGCCCCGGTCTCCGTACTGGAGCGGGCCTCGCTGGCCGCCGAGGCGCAGGCCAAGCTGCTCCAGGACACCCTCGCCGCGGAGCCCGCGGCCGAGGCCGCCGTCCTGGCCACGTGCAACCGCATCGAGCTGTACGCCGACGTGGACAAGTTCCACGCGGGCGTCGCCGAGCTGTCCACGCTCCTCGCCCAGCACAGCGGCGTCGGCCTGGACGAGCTCACTCCGTATCTCTATGTGCACTACGAGGACCGGGCCGTCCACCACCTCTTCTCGGTGGCGTGCGGGCTGGACTCGATGGTCGTCGGCGAGGGCCAGATCCTCGGTCAGATCAAGGACGCGCTGGCACTGGGGCAGGAGCTCCACACCGCGGGCCGGCTGCTGAACGACCTGTTCCAGCAGGCCCTGCGGGTCGGCAAGCGGGCCCACAGCGAGACCGGGATCGACCGGGCCGGGCAGTCGCTCGTCACCTTCGGCCTGGAGCAGCTCGCGGCCGGTGCGGACGTCGCGGACTGGGCCGCGGGCAAGCGCGCCCTGGTGATCGGCGCGGGCTCGATGTCCTCGCTCGCCGCCGCCACCCTGGCCCGTACCGGTGTCGCCGAGATCGTCGTCGCCAACCGGACCCGGGCCCGCGCCGACCGGCTCGTCGAGATCCTGGTCCAGCCCGGGGGCACCGGCGTGACCGCCCGTGCCGTGGAGATGGCCGCGGTCCGCGATGAACTGACACGTGCCGATGTCGTCGTCTCCTGCACCGGCGCGACCGGTCTCGTGCTGACCGCCGAGGCCGTTGCCACCGCGCTCGGCCTGGACGTCGGCGACGCCGTCGAGACGCCCGCAGCCACGCTCTCGGTGCCCGCCCCGGCCGACGCCGACCGGCACGCCGCCTGGGTGGAGAACGGCAGCGCCGCCACGGTGCACCGGACGGCCCCGCGGGCCACCGTGCCCGCCCAGGGCTCCGGCCCCGTACGCCTGGCCCTGCTCGACCTGGCCATGCCGCGCGACATCGACGGCGGGACGGCCCGGCTCGACGGTGTGCGCCTCGTCGACATCGAGTCGCTCGCCGAGGCGTCGGCGGATGCCCCGATGGCCGCCGACGTGGACCAGGTGCGCACCATCGTCGCCGACGAGGTCGCCGCCTTCGGCGCCGCCCAGCGCGCCGCCCACATCACCCCGACCGTCGTCGCGCTGCGCACGATGGCCGCCGGAGTGGTCGCGGGCGAGATCGCGCGGCTCGACGGGCGCCTCCCCGATCTGGACGAGAAGCAGCGCGCCGAGATCACGCAGACCGTGCGCCGCGTCGTCGACAAACTCCTGCACGCGCCCACCGTGCGGGTCAAGCAGCTCGCCAGCGAGCCCGGCGGCGCCGGGTACGCCGATGCGCTGCGGGAACTCTTCGACCTCGACCCGCAGACGGTCGCAGCCGTCTCCCGGGCAGACCTGAACGACCCGAATCGAGGGCGGTCATGA